A stretch of the Haloarcula ordinaria genome encodes the following:
- a CDS encoding DUF7533 family protein — MPQGILDTIGLLTVLVFAIPVALFGAEHLVRGEILAGLVFVGIAGLMVAIEQYLTTPTDVPGMVAEKTVGAVVKTDDGDEED, encoded by the coding sequence ATGCCCCAGGGTATTCTCGATACCATCGGCCTGCTGACGGTGCTGGTCTTCGCCATCCCCGTCGCGCTGTTCGGGGCCGAACACCTCGTCCGCGGCGAGATTCTCGCGGGACTCGTCTTCGTCGGTATCGCCGGGCTGATGGTCGCTATCGAGCAGTACCTGACGACGCCGACGGACGTCCCCGGGATGGTCGCCGAGAAGACCGTCGGGGCCGTCGTGAAGACCGACGACGGGGACGAGGAGGACTAG
- a CDS encoding RNA ligase partner protein yields MAERPLKQRFVLDTSLFLTTEIRGPDGDLETACLDLLELIASAKQIHNISCYMPPSIKDELTTMLDDRAVSDEVLTKLDTWVITKSPAHYEVMIPAELVYKFIDEMSDRVNRGLRVSEKAVRKAEESRAETVEDHDHMTQVDAVISELRDEYRDTLRQGVLDSREDFDLLILARELDAGVVTEDKGIINWAEDFGLRYLKGRAFPSLLREYLAADDPDRWRDET; encoded by the coding sequence ATGGCCGAGCGCCCGCTCAAACAACGCTTCGTGCTCGATACGTCGCTGTTTCTCACGACGGAGATACGCGGCCCGGACGGCGACCTCGAGACGGCCTGTCTCGACCTGCTCGAGCTCATCGCCTCGGCGAAGCAGATCCACAACATCTCCTGTTACATGCCGCCCTCTATCAAGGACGAGCTGACGACGATGCTGGACGACCGGGCGGTCAGCGACGAGGTGCTGACGAAACTCGACACGTGGGTCATCACGAAGTCGCCCGCGCACTACGAGGTGATGATTCCCGCCGAACTCGTCTACAAGTTCATCGACGAGATGTCCGACCGTGTCAATCGCGGTCTTCGCGTCTCGGAGAAGGCCGTCCGAAAGGCCGAGGAGTCGAGAGCCGAGACGGTCGAGGACCACGACCACATGACGCAGGTCGATGCGGTCATCTCGGAGCTACGCGACGAGTACCGCGACACCCTCCGGCAGGGCGTGCTGGACTCACGGGAGGACTTCGACCTGCTGATACTGGCCCGCGAGCTCGACGCCGGCGTCGTCACGGAGGACAAGGGCATCATCAATTGGGCCGAGGACTTCGGCCTGCGATATCTGAAAGGGCGGGCGTTCCCGTCGCTCCTGCGTGAGTACCTCGCGGCCGACGACCCGGACCGCTGGCGCGACGAGACCTAG